In one Silene latifolia isolate original U9 population chromosome 10, ASM4854445v1, whole genome shotgun sequence genomic region, the following are encoded:
- the LOC141607783 gene encoding uncharacterized protein LOC141607783: MIISSWNIRGFNDPIKQLEVRGYLYQNKIEVLGLLETRVRLNNSAAISKKFSTYTIINNYSHHYNGRIWVFLDVRRVTVISAQIHDQFIHLELLNNRTNKIVFITFVYASMDAGHRERLWDDLRSLKDKVTSWIVLRDFNIIRDVEERIGPNPPSVTEMLVHILPPGISDHSPLLVTVEDKYKPRKQFSYLNCWANHKEYDEMGLQAWGLPVRGNVMFKFFGKLKHEQHLLNQYVIFKKTERSSLAQRAKIQDVKYNDALTSYYFSKIAARKHQMAFGGIRFLLRLGGALREVTQTKFICVFSIDSNKSPGHDGLSAHFFKKSWETIKKDFCKAIQSFYRTGKMSKQANTTLLALIPNKPVVATVMDYRPIACCTVFYKTVSKILCARLKPYLSHIVGKEQGAFVQGRNIFENIMLTQSLVKGYGQRGFSPRCLIKVDIKKAFDSLQWEFIDKMFQYYNFPPKFKNWILGCITSTWFSLKINGDRVGFFKGEGGLRQGDPLSPFLFVMSMEILSRTLRHLHKHPQDSYHPKCGPGDIPSVVAVTQALDIFASMTGLYANPEKTNIYMGGVQDEIKQGILQATGFKEGEFPFRYLGVPLNDGKLNKSMFDDLLNRVQKALQHWSTHKLSYAGKISLLNSVILGMEQYWCSTLLIPKGVIKLITKFCRNFLWNSEEGCRKMIMNSWVSCCAPHQEGGFNIKEVLSWNKCILGKWIWELEQGSDSLWFEWHFKYNIKSGSIWTAVSKPTHSESWRNILKVRDELLMHTGNIQNAKQFMESCVHQGKLQLNLLYDKFRQCLKTVSWAKVIWQRAVLPKHSVFLTLAMQKKLATIDQLNCRGIHLVNCCVLCKKDNENHKHLFFKCLFSKEVWHGILSWMKIFGRTNSLNKELHWGANGRTCKHWKIKWFLGCLGAVVYSIWEERNARIFQGLEHTVDGIIKKVQFLVIIRLLYASKSHKEDEIVGYLAS; encoded by the exons ATGATCATTTCTTCTTGGAATATTAGGGGGTTTAATGACCCAATAAAACAGCTGGAAGTTAGGGGTTATCTTTACCAGAATAAAATAGAAGTGTTGGGGCTTCTGGAAACTAGGGTTCGTTTGAATAATTCAGCTGCTATTAGTAAGAAGTTTTCTACTTATACTATTATAAATAACTACTCCCACCATTACAATGGTAGGATTTGGGTTTTTTTGGATGTTAGGAGGGTCACTGTTATTTCTGCTCAGATTCATGATCAGTTCATTCATCTTGAGCTTTTGAATAATAGGACCAACAAAATTGTTTTCATCACTTTTGTTTATGCTAGTATGGACGCTGGGCATAGAGAACGATTATGGGATGATTTAAGAAGTTTGAAAGATAAGGTTACTAGCTGGATTGTACTGAGAGATTTCAACATTATTAGGGATGTGGAAGAAAGAATTGGCCCTAACCCACCATCTGTTACTGAGATGCTG GTTCATATCCTGCCACCTGGGATATCTGATCACTCACCTCTCCTAGTTACTGTGGAGGATAAGTATAAGCCTAGGAAACAATTTAGTTATCTTAATTGTTGGGCTAATCATAAGGAGTATGATGAGATGGGTTTGCAGGCTTGGGGATTACCTGTGAGGGGTAATGTCATGTTCAAATTCTTTGGGAAATTGAAACAT GAACAGCATTTGCTTAACCAGTATGTGATTTTCAAGAAAACTGAGAGAAGCTCACTTGCTCAACGAGCTAAAATTCAGGATGTCAAATATAATGATGCACTCACTAGCTATTATTTTTCCAAAATTGCTGCTAGGAAGCATCAG ATGGCTTTTGG GGGGATAAGATTCTTACTTCGACTGGGAGGGGCTTTGCGGGAGGTCACACAAACAAAATTCATCTGTGTGTTCTCTATTGACTCTAATAAAAGTCCTGGTCATGATGGGCTTTCTGCACATTTCTTCAAGAAATCCTGGGAGACAATTAAGAAGGATTTCTGCAAAGCCATCCAATCTTTCTATAGAACTGGTAAAATGTCAAAGCAAGCTAATACCACATTACTTGCTTTAATTCCAAATAAACCTGTAGTGGCTACTGTAATGGATTATAGACCTATTGCTTGCTGTACAGTGTTCTATAAAACTGTCAGCAAGATATTGTGTGCTAGACTAAAACCTTATCTTTCTCATATTGTGGGTAAGGAGCAGGGTGCTTTTGTTCAGGGCAGGAATATTTTTGAGAATATCATGCTTACCCAGTCATTGGTGAAGGGTTATGGACAAAGAGGGTTCTCTCCAAGATGCTTAATCAAAGTGGACATCAAGAAAGCTTTTGATTCCCTTCAATGGGAATTCATTGATAAGATGTTTCAGTATTACAATTTCCCCCCAAAGTTTAAGAACTGGATCCTAGGGTGCATCACTTCTACTTGGTTCAGCTTGAAGATAAATGGTGATAGAGTTGGCTTTTTTAAGGGTGAAGGTGGTCtgaggcaaggggatcctctCTCCCCTTTCCTATTTGTTATGAGCATGGAGATTTTATCTCGTACTCTTAGGCACCTTCACAAGCATCCTCAGGATTCATACCATCCCAAGTGTGGACCT GGTGATATTCCTTCTGTTGTTGCTGTCACACAAGCATTAGATATTTTTGCAAGCATGACTGGGTTGTATGCTAATCCTGAGAAGACCAATATCTATATGGGAGGTGTTCAGGATGAGATAAAACAGGGGATTCTTCAGGCTACAGGTTTCAAGGAGGGGGAATTTCCCTTTAGATACTTGGGTGTACCTTTGAATGATGGGAAATTGAACAAAAGCATGTTTGATGATCTTCTTAATAGAGTCCAAAAAGCTCTGCAACACTGGTCTACACACAAACTTTCATATGCAGGGAAGATTAGTTTGTTGAACTCTGTTATTTTGGGCATGGAGCAATACTGGTGCTCTACTTTATTAATTCCTAAAGGAGTGATCAAGCTAATTACAAAGTTTTGCAGGAATTTCCTATGGAATTCTGAGGAAGGGTGTAGGAAAATGATAATGAACAGTTGGGTGTCTTGTTGTGCACCTCACCAGGAAGGTGGGTTCAATATTAAGGAAGTGCTGTCCTGGAATAAATGCATTCTGGGTAAATGGATTTGGGAATTGGAACAGGGATCTGATAGCCTCTGGTTTGAATGGCATTTTAAATATAACATTAAGTCAGGGAGCATTTGGACTGCAGTATCAAAGCCTACTCATTCTGAAAGCTGGCGCAACATTTTGAAGGTCAGGGATGAGTTGTTAATGCATACTGGGAACATTCAGAATGCAAAACAGTTCATGGAAAGTTGTGTTCACCAGGGGAAGTTGCAACTGAATCTGCTGTATGATAAGTTCAGGCAATGCCTGAAAACTGTTAGCTGGGCAAAAGTGATTTGGCAACGTGCAGTTCTACCCAAGCACAGTGTGTTTCTAACACTAGCAATGCAGAAGAAACTCGCTACCATTGATCAACTAAACTGTAGAGGTATTCATTTGGTTAACTGTTGTGTTTTATGCAAGAAGGACAATGAGAATCATAAACACTTATTTTTTAAGTGTTTGTTTTCTAAAGAAGTTTGGCATGGCATTCTCTCTTGGATGAAGATTTTTGGGCGTACGAATAGTCTGAATAAGGAGCTACATTGGGGTGCGAATGGACGTACTTGTAAACATTGGAAAATCAAATGGTTTCTAGGATGTCTTGGTGCCGTGGTGTATAGCATTTGGGAAGAAAGGAATGCTAGGATCTTTCAAGGATTGGAGCATACTGTGGATGGTATTATTAAGAAAGTTCAATTCCTTGTAATTATTAGATTGTTGTATGCATCTAAATCGCATAAGGAGGATGAAATAGTGGGGTACTTAGCTAGTTGA